Proteins co-encoded in one Desulfoplanes formicivorans genomic window:
- a CDS encoding DUF493 family protein: MTTDYTTLAQRLDQAHEWPCCYTFKFIVPKARQEEVVCLFGPEAFIGKTASRTGKYMSITVETGMESSAQVIDVYKRAATIQGIVML, from the coding sequence ATGACCACTGATTACACAACACTTGCCCAACGTCTGGACCAGGCCCATGAGTGGCCCTGCTGCTATACCTTCAAGTTCATTGTCCCCAAGGCCAGACAGGAAGAGGTGGTCTGCCTGTTCGGGCCTGAAGCATTCATAGGCAAGACCGCCTCACGCACGGGCAAGTACATGTCCATAACCGTGGAAACCGGCATGGAATCATCCGCCCAGGTCATTGACGTCTACAAGCGGGCGGCAACCATCCAGGGGATTGTCATGCTCTGA
- a CDS encoding FxsA family protein produces MFTKLFIAFAVLPVLEIYVLIHVGSLIGALNTVMLVIISAFAGAWLARTEGMQTMLRIRESMNRGIMPTNDLVDAAIILVAGLVLLTPGFITDTLGLLLLFPPTRKIFKDWLMRALKDWMNNHPPTITYYGP; encoded by the coding sequence ATGTTCACCAAACTCTTTATCGCCTTTGCCGTGCTCCCGGTCCTTGAGATCTACGTTCTCATCCACGTGGGATCGCTTATCGGTGCACTGAACACCGTGATGCTGGTCATCATATCGGCTTTTGCCGGGGCCTGGCTGGCCCGAACCGAGGGCATGCAGACCATGCTGCGCATCCGGGAAAGCATGAATCGGGGCATCATGCCCACCAATGATCTTGTGGATGCGGCCATCATTCTGGTGGCGGGGCTGGTTCTGCTGACCCCCGGGTTCATCACCGACACCTTGGGCCTTTTGCTGCTCTTTCCTCCAACCCGGAAGATATTCAAGGACTGGCTCATGCGGGCCCTTAAAGACTGGATGAACAACCATCCCCCCACCATCACCTATTACGGACCATAA
- a CDS encoding elongator complex protein 3, with the protein MISFNHPEPSRKHPPTFPVFLPFQGCPGRCIYCSQNLQTGQPSQSLSARLKNLADDLEARKKRHLPPIGLGFFGGTFTAIPREWMLRFLDVGLTYKKQGVISHIRCSTRPDAITPDMLQILARAGLDMVELGIQSFDQDILDRALRHCDQKTALAACTMIQEAGLELGLQMLPGLPGHNWQTWQEDIRTCCTIRPQIIRLYPCLVLEGTVLASWFRQGTYIPLDMEETLFQLAWAIRQLWSHGIAVIRIGLTPEPLLLDNVLAGPWHPSLGNMVRSRALAEIIEEQVHRLGHPPRSLKVPTRYSGELWGYRKGNETRLARAGITRTMVQYTPNPFFTLQ; encoded by the coding sequence ATGATATCATTCAACCATCCAGAACCTTCCCGCAAGCATCCCCCAACCTTTCCCGTATTCCTGCCTTTTCAGGGATGCCCGGGAAGATGCATCTATTGCTCCCAGAACCTGCAAACCGGTCAGCCGAGCCAATCCCTGTCCGCGCGCCTCAAGAACCTTGCAGATGATCTGGAAGCGCGCAAAAAGCGCCATTTGCCCCCCATTGGTCTGGGCTTTTTCGGAGGAACCTTCACGGCCATACCCCGGGAATGGATGCTCAGGTTCCTTGACGTGGGATTGACCTACAAGAAACAGGGGGTCATCTCCCACATCAGGTGCTCAACCCGCCCCGATGCCATTACGCCGGACATGCTGCAGATATTGGCCCGGGCAGGTCTGGACATGGTCGAACTGGGCATTCAGAGCTTTGACCAGGATATCCTTGACCGGGCCCTGCGGCACTGCGACCAAAAGACAGCCCTTGCGGCATGTACCATGATCCAGGAGGCTGGGCTCGAACTCGGCCTGCAAATGCTTCCCGGCCTGCCGGGACACAACTGGCAGACCTGGCAGGAGGACATACGCACATGCTGCACCATCCGCCCGCAGATCATCCGCCTTTATCCCTGCCTGGTACTTGAAGGAACCGTTCTGGCGAGCTGGTTTCGCCAGGGCACATACATTCCCCTGGACATGGAAGAAACCCTTTTCCAGCTTGCCTGGGCCATCAGACAACTCTGGTCCCATGGCATTGCTGTCATCCGCATAGGACTGACCCCCGAGCCCCTGCTTTTGGACAATGTCCTGGCCGGTCCCTGGCACCCCAGTCTGGGCAACATGGTCCGATCCAGAGCCCTTGCGGAAATCATTGAAGAACAGGTACACAGGTTGGGACATCCGCCCCGCTCTCTGAAGGTACCCACTAGGTACAGTGGAGAACTCTGGGGATACCGCAAGGGAAATGAGACCCGACTCGCCCGGGCGGGCATCACCAGAACAATGGTCCAATACACCCCTAACCCGTTCTTCACCCTGCAATAG
- a CDS encoding integration host factor subunit alpha has protein sequence MSSRTLTKADIVNAIYEKTNRNRAEVKNQVESLLSIMKRAIKKDYALLSSGFGKFEAYEKNARKGRNPQTGESIILPPRKVVVFRISRKFRAELNPQE, from the coding sequence ATGAGTTCGAGAACATTGACCAAAGCCGATATTGTCAACGCTATTTACGAGAAGACCAACCGCAACAGGGCTGAAGTGAAGAATCAGGTGGAAAGCCTGCTTTCCATTATGAAACGGGCCATCAAAAAGGATTACGCCCTGTTGAGCAGTGGATTCGGTAAGTTTGAGGCTTATGAGAAAAACGCGCGCAAGGGAAGAAATCCCCAGACGGGCGAAAGCATTATCCTGCCGCCCCGCAAGGTGGTCGTGTTTCGCATTTCCAGAAAGTTCAGGGCAGAACTCAATCCGCAAGAATAA
- the serB gene encoding phosphoserine phosphatase SerB, which translates to MREIILISITGQDQPGLTQALSTVLARYKVNILDISQSVIHKSLSLGLMIEVPKESESSPILKDLLYAAHNLGVSLTFTPIGPEQYETWVQAQGKKRYILTLLGRVITAEALAAVATIVYDNALNIDGMTRLTGRTSFADPDDHPRACIELSLRGTPRDLSAMHAHFLDISRTMGVDIALQEDNIFRRNRRLIAFDMDSTLIQVEVIDELAKAAGVGDQVVAITESAMRGEIDFKESLTRRVALLKGLDATVLEDIATRLPLTEGADRLISTLKQLGYKVAILSGGFTYFGKHLQKRLGVDYVFANDLEIREGRLTGNICGDIVDGPGKARLLREIAHKERLDLNQVIAVGDGANDLPMLDLAGLGIAFHAKPVVRKGAGQAISNLGLDAVLYFMGIRDRETVLTLHTPKG; encoded by the coding sequence ATGCGCGAAATCATCCTCATCAGCATCACCGGCCAAGATCAGCCGGGTCTGACTCAGGCATTGTCCACGGTACTTGCCCGGTACAAGGTGAACATCCTGGACATCAGCCAATCCGTGATCCACAAATCCCTCTCCCTGGGATTGATGATTGAGGTGCCAAAAGAATCGGAATCCTCACCCATCCTCAAGGACCTTCTCTACGCTGCCCACAACCTGGGAGTCAGCCTGACCTTTACCCCCATTGGCCCGGAACAGTACGAAACATGGGTGCAGGCCCAAGGAAAAAAACGCTACATTCTGACCCTGCTGGGCAGGGTCATCACGGCCGAGGCCCTGGCAGCAGTGGCCACCATCGTTTATGACAACGCTCTGAACATCGACGGCATGACCCGTCTCACCGGGAGGACCTCGTTTGCCGATCCCGATGATCATCCCAGGGCCTGCATTGAACTCTCCCTGCGCGGCACCCCCAGGGATCTCTCAGCCATGCATGCCCACTTTTTGGACATTTCCCGAACCATGGGCGTGGACATCGCCCTGCAGGAAGACAACATATTCCGCAGAAACCGGAGGCTCATCGCCTTTGACATGGATTCCACCCTCATCCAGGTGGAGGTCATTGACGAACTGGCCAAAGCTGCGGGCGTTGGGGATCAGGTTGTGGCCATCACTGAATCGGCCATGCGGGGAGAAATCGATTTCAAGGAAAGTCTGACCCGGCGCGTTGCCCTGCTCAAGGGGCTGGACGCAACCGTGCTGGAAGACATCGCAACCCGGCTTCCCCTGACCGAAGGGGCGGACCGGCTCATCTCCACCCTGAAACAACTGGGCTACAAGGTGGCCATCCTCTCGGGAGGATTCACCTATTTTGGCAAACATCTTCAAAAAAGGCTTGGTGTGGATTACGTCTTTGCCAACGATCTGGAAATCAGGGAAGGCCGGTTGACAGGAAACATTTGCGGAGACATCGTGGATGGTCCCGGCAAAGCCCGTTTGCTTCGGGAAATCGCCCACAAGGAACGCCTTGATCTCAACCAGGTCATTGCCGTGGGAGACGGGGCCAATGATCTGCCCATGCTCGATCTGGCCGGTCTGGGTATTGCCTTTCATGCCAAGCCCGTGGTCCGCAAGGGAGCAGGGCAGGCCATCTCCAACCTCGGGCTGGACGCGGTGTTGTACTTCATGGGCATCAGGGACAGGGAAACCGTTCTTACCCTGCACACCCCAAAGGGTTGA
- the mqnE gene encoding aminofutalosine synthase MqnE, whose protein sequence is MNKLTIIIRHVQEGGRLNQEDALHLARTASIHDLGQLGHMRRQALHGNKAYYVYNQHLNYTNVCQNACTFCAYSKREGQPGGYVYSREEIRDRLMARIKEPIREIHIVGGLNPALTYDYFLSMLQTVREVRPEATIKAFTAVEIAFLAKEYNKSVQQVLSDLQEAGLKCMTGGGAEVFDTNLRQKICPEKIPGTQWLDIHRTAHSLGIYSNCTMLFGHVETWENRIDHLHALRKLQDSTGGFLCFIPLPYQPDNNALEASGPDGEDFLRTIAISRIYLDNIPHIKAYWAYAGVKAAQMGLWAGADDFDGTIVEEKIGHAAGSASPKGLGQDQLCQYIAAAGFTPIQRDTFFNQV, encoded by the coding sequence ATGAATAAACTCACAATCATCATCCGACACGTGCAGGAAGGAGGACGTCTCAACCAGGAAGATGCCCTCCATCTGGCTCGCACCGCATCCATCCACGACCTGGGTCAGCTGGGGCACATGCGCAGACAGGCCCTCCATGGCAACAAGGCCTATTACGTCTACAACCAGCATCTCAATTACACCAATGTCTGCCAGAACGCCTGCACCTTTTGCGCCTACAGCAAACGGGAAGGGCAACCCGGAGGGTATGTCTACTCACGGGAAGAGATCCGTGACCGGCTCATGGCACGTATCAAGGAACCCATCCGGGAAATACATATTGTGGGAGGACTCAACCCGGCCCTGACCTACGACTATTTTCTGTCCATGCTCCAAACGGTCCGCGAAGTCCGACCCGAGGCCACCATCAAGGCGTTCACTGCCGTGGAAATCGCCTTTCTGGCCAAAGAATACAATAAATCCGTGCAACAGGTACTTTCGGATCTGCAGGAAGCAGGACTGAAGTGCATGACCGGAGGCGGAGCCGAGGTATTTGACACGAATCTGCGTCAAAAGATCTGCCCGGAAAAAATTCCCGGAACCCAGTGGCTGGACATCCACCGCACAGCCCATTCCCTTGGCATCTATTCCAACTGCACCATGCTTTTCGGCCATGTGGAAACCTGGGAAAATCGCATCGACCACCTCCATGCCCTCAGAAAACTGCAGGATTCCACGGGTGGTTTCCTCTGCTTCATCCCCCTGCCCTACCAGCCGGACAACAATGCCTTGGAGGCCAGTGGACCTGACGGGGAAGACTTTTTGCGCACCATCGCCATCTCACGCATCTACCTGGACAATATCCCCCACATCAAGGCCTACTGGGCCTATGCCGGGGTCAAAGCCGCCCAGATGGGCCTGTGGGCCGGAGCTGATGATTTCGACGGGACCATTGTCGAAGAAAAAATAGGTCATGCTGCCGGCTCGGCATCTCCCAAGGGGTTGGGTCAGGACCAGCTCTGCCAGTACATTGCCGCAGCAGGATTTACCCCCATCCAGCGGGATACCTTTTTCAACCAAGTCTAA
- the sppA gene encoding signal peptide peptidase SppA gives MQPSMKFSARHPLVFGFLLIFLAVILLTGSMYLFASLFFPNERPGWLSRGDKIGVVNVSGVIASSRAITAWIDKLHRDDSVKGVIIRVNSPGGVVGPSQEIFQAVRRLAKDKPTIASMGAVAASGGYYVAAGASEIWANPGTLTASIGVKVKLTDIGEMMQKLGIREQTITSGSLKNAGTMFRPMTPEEKQYFQELANDLHGQFIADIAASRHMDPATIRPLADGRAMTGRQALAAGLVDKMGGFEDAVRGLKKGLGITKETVLLEGPPVKKPLLSRILTSLNIIPENAIPFGPQWVLSYE, from the coding sequence ATGCAACCATCCATGAAATTCAGTGCCCGCCATCCCCTGGTATTCGGTTTTCTGCTCATCTTCCTGGCCGTTATCCTGCTGACGGGCAGCATGTACCTGTTCGCCTCCCTCTTTTTTCCCAACGAACGCCCTGGCTGGCTGAGCAGAGGGGACAAGATCGGCGTGGTCAATGTGTCCGGAGTGATTGCCTCCTCCCGGGCCATTACGGCCTGGATCGACAAACTGCACCGGGACGACTCGGTCAAGGGGGTCATCATCCGGGTCAATTCGCCCGGCGGCGTGGTCGGACCGTCACAGGAAATTTTTCAGGCCGTCAGGCGCCTTGCCAAGGACAAGCCAACCATAGCCTCCATGGGAGCGGTGGCCGCCTCAGGAGGGTACTATGTGGCTGCCGGGGCTTCGGAAATCTGGGCCAATCCGGGCACCCTGACCGCCAGCATCGGCGTGAAGGTCAAACTCACGGATATCGGTGAAATGATGCAGAAACTGGGCATCAGGGAACAGACAATAACCAGTGGAAGCCTGAAAAACGCCGGAACCATGTTCAGGCCCATGACTCCGGAAGAAAAGCAGTATTTCCAGGAGCTGGCCAATGATCTTCACGGACAGTTCATTGCCGATATTGCCGCGTCCCGGCACATGGATCCCGCAACCATCAGGCCGTTGGCCGACGGAAGGGCCATGACCGGCAGGCAGGCCCTTGCAGCTGGCCTGGTTGACAAAATGGGCGGATTCGAAGATGCGGTACGCGGTCTCAAGAAAGGACTGGGCATTACCAAAGAAACCGTGCTCCTTGAAGGTCCCCCGGTCAAAAAACCACTGCTTTCCCGTATCCTGACCTCACTCAACATCATCCCGGAAAACGCGATCCCTTTTGGCCCGCAATGGGTACTCAGCTATGAATAA
- a CDS encoding UbiD family decarboxylase has product MTYTHLSQCLDDLERHGQLVRIDQEIDPHLEMGAIQRRVFQAGGPALLFTRVKGCSFPMAGNIFGTVDRIRFIFRKTLPRVRRVLAAKADPSVLLKRPWQVPSLALAAYHALPRKVFTGPILEHETTLSDLPQLVSWPMDGGPYVTLPQVYTHSPQRPGMRFSNMGMYRVQLAGNEFVPNKEVGLHYQICRGIGVHHAEAIEKSQALRVNIFVGGPPAMTLAAIMPLPENLPELFFAGMLAGHRIPMVTRSGHLPMPAQADFCISGIVDPHAQKPEGPFGDHLGYYSLTHPFPVLKVTSVLHRPHAIWPFTTVGRPPQEDTIFGTFIHELTRDLVPTVFSGIHQVHAVDAAGVHPLLLALGSERYVPYAPVRKPRELVTNGLALLGSTQTSLAKYLFIAAREDDLSLSCHHVPAFFRHVLERLDPTRDLHFVTKTTMDTLDYSGTGLNEGSKVMWTVAGPPVNRLATQLPTRFHLPGAFTNPRVFEPGMLVIQGPRHQLPRDTADPLVDVLCNTLQSQGDDFGFPLLVIVDDPDFTTRTWDNFLWVTFTRSDPATDIYGVGSFIRCKHWGCTGPVIIDARIKSFHAPLLDPDPAIEKKVDALGAPGGPLHGII; this is encoded by the coding sequence ATGACCTATACCCATCTTTCCCAATGTCTGGATGACCTGGAGCGTCACGGCCAGCTGGTGCGCATTGATCAGGAGATAGATCCCCATCTGGAAATGGGGGCCATCCAGCGGCGCGTCTTCCAGGCCGGCGGTCCGGCCCTGCTGTTTACCCGGGTCAAGGGATGTTCCTTTCCCATGGCCGGCAACATCTTCGGGACCGTGGACCGCATCCGGTTCATTTTCCGCAAGACCCTGCCCCGGGTCAGACGCGTACTTGCGGCCAAAGCCGATCCTTCGGTGCTCCTCAAACGCCCCTGGCAGGTGCCTTCCCTGGCCCTTGCCGCCTATCACGCCCTTCCCAGGAAAGTCTTTACCGGACCGATTCTGGAGCACGAAACCACCCTTTCCGACCTTCCCCAACTGGTCTCCTGGCCCATGGACGGAGGTCCGTACGTGACCCTGCCCCAGGTGTATACCCATTCTCCCCAACGACCGGGAATGCGCTTTTCCAACATGGGCATGTACCGGGTCCAGCTGGCGGGAAACGAATTTGTCCCCAACAAGGAAGTCGGTCTGCATTATCAGATATGCAGAGGCATTGGCGTCCATCATGCCGAGGCCATTGAAAAAAGCCAGGCACTTCGCGTCAACATCTTTGTGGGGGGCCCGCCGGCCATGACCCTGGCGGCCATCATGCCCCTTCCGGAAAACCTTCCCGAGCTCTTTTTCGCCGGTATGCTGGCAGGGCACCGTATTCCCATGGTGACACGATCCGGACATCTGCCCATGCCTGCTCAAGCCGATTTCTGCATCTCGGGCATTGTGGATCCCCATGCCCAAAAACCCGAAGGACCCTTTGGTGACCACCTGGGCTATTACAGCCTGACCCATCCCTTTCCCGTACTTAAGGTGACATCGGTGCTGCACCGGCCCCATGCCATCTGGCCCTTTACCACGGTGGGCCGCCCCCCCCAGGAAGACACCATCTTCGGGACCTTTATTCACGAACTCACCAGGGATCTCGTGCCCACCGTGTTTTCGGGCATTCACCAGGTCCATGCCGTGGATGCGGCCGGTGTACACCCCTTGCTCCTCGCCCTGGGAAGTGAGCGGTACGTTCCCTATGCCCCGGTGCGCAAACCCCGGGAACTGGTCACAAACGGACTGGCCCTTTTGGGATCGACCCAGACCTCCCTGGCCAAGTACCTGTTCATTGCCGCCCGCGAAGATGATCTGTCCCTGTCATGTCACCACGTGCCTGCCTTCTTCCGCCATGTTCTGGAACGTCTTGACCCCACCAGGGACCTCCATTTTGTCACCAAAACGACCATGGACACCCTGGACTATTCGGGAACGGGCTTAAACGAAGGCTCCAAGGTCATGTGGACGGTTGCAGGACCGCCCGTCAACCGCCTTGCAACCCAGCTGCCCACCCGGTTTCATCTCCCCGGGGCATTTACCAATCCCAGGGTGTTTGAACCGGGAATGCTGGTCATTCAGGGCCCCAGACACCAGCTTCCCAGAGACACAGCCGACCCGCTTGTGGACGTTTTGTGCAACACCCTGCAAAGCCAGGGGGACGATTTCGGCTTCCCCTTGCTGGTCATTGTGGATGACCCGGACTTTACCACCCGAACCTGGGATAACTTTCTCTGGGTCACCTTTACCCGTTCGGATCCGGCCACCGACATCTACGGCGTGGGCAGTTTTATCCGTTGCAAACACTGGGGGTGCACGGGCCCGGTGATCATTGATGCGCGCATCAAATCCTTTCACGCCCCGCTTCTTGATCCTGATCCGGCCATCGAAAAAAAGGTCGATGCCCTTGGCGCGCCGGGTGGTCCCTTGCATGGCATCATCTAA
- the rimO gene encoding 30S ribosomal protein S12 methylthiotransferase RimO, with amino-acid sequence MTTLSNTLRIHTISLGCPKNRVDTEVMLGTMLSSIQAVDTPEQADVVLVNTCGFIEPAVQESVQTILETADAIADLNPKPLLVVTGCLVMRYEQELRQELPEVDLFVTIPQQKELPALLKQALHRNIPNERSRALSTSPGYGYLKISEGCDNACRFCTIPSLRGPLRSQPVDTIVNQAKHLLSQGVKELVVIAQDVTAYGKDLGMQHGLETLLERVLPLDGLEWLRLMYLYPAGLTNERLAFLASCGKPLVPYLDIPFQHSHPDILRTMGRPFMHDPLEIVSRIRTHMPDAAIRTTMIVGYPGETNAHFQHLVQTVQAIRFTHMGVFTFFPEEGTPAAAMKGQVDQTVKEDRKTRLMEIQAEISRENLCAYADTLQPVLVDEPCPEWEGLFTGRTWFQAPEVDGVTYVSGPGVEPGKLVQARIHETKTYDLVGLVE; translated from the coding sequence ATGACCACTTTATCGAACACGCTTCGTATCCATACCATAAGCCTCGGTTGTCCCAAAAACAGGGTCGATACCGAAGTCATGCTCGGCACCATGCTTTCGTCCATCCAGGCCGTAGACACTCCCGAACAGGCCGATGTCGTCCTCGTCAACACCTGCGGATTTATCGAGCCCGCCGTACAGGAGTCCGTTCAGACCATTCTGGAAACGGCCGACGCCATTGCAGACCTCAATCCCAAACCCCTCCTTGTTGTCACCGGCTGTCTGGTCATGCGCTACGAGCAGGAACTGCGTCAGGAACTTCCGGAGGTTGACCTGTTTGTGACCATTCCCCAACAAAAGGAGCTTCCAGCCCTCCTCAAGCAGGCTCTGCACCGGAACATACCCAACGAGAGAAGCCGGGCCTTGTCCACGTCACCGGGATACGGGTATCTGAAAATCAGCGAAGGCTGTGACAACGCATGCCGGTTCTGCACCATTCCTTCCCTGCGGGGGCCGCTGCGCAGCCAGCCCGTGGACACCATCGTGAACCAGGCCAAACACCTTCTGTCCCAAGGGGTCAAAGAACTGGTGGTCATTGCCCAGGACGTGACCGCCTACGGGAAGGATCTGGGCATGCAACACGGACTGGAAACCCTGCTTGAGCGCGTACTGCCCCTGGACGGGCTCGAGTGGCTCCGGCTCATGTACCTCTACCCGGCCGGTCTGACTAATGAACGTCTTGCATTTCTGGCCTCGTGCGGCAAACCTCTTGTTCCCTATCTGGACATCCCCTTCCAGCACTCGCATCCGGACATTCTCAGGACCATGGGACGCCCGTTCATGCATGACCCCCTGGAAATCGTCTCCCGAATCAGAACCCACATGCCCGATGCAGCCATTCGCACCACCATGATCGTGGGGTATCCCGGGGAAACAAACGCCCATTTCCAACATCTCGTGCAAACGGTCCAGGCCATCCGCTTCACCCACATGGGAGTATTCACCTTCTTTCCCGAAGAAGGGACTCCGGCAGCGGCCATGAAAGGACAGGTGGACCAAACGGTCAAGGAAGACCGCAAAACACGTCTTATGGAAATCCAGGCCGAAATCAGCAGGGAAAACCTGTGCGCGTATGCCGATACCCTCCAGCCGGTGCTTGTGGACGAACCCTGTCCGGAATGGGAAGGACTCTTTACGGGACGGACCTGGTTCCAGGCGCCGGAAGTGGACGGGGTCACCTATGTCAGCGGCCCCGGGGTTGAACCGGGAAAACTTGTCCAGGCACGCATCCACGAAACCAAGACCTACGATCTGGTCGGCCTGGTCGAGTAG
- a CDS encoding septal ring lytic transglycosylase RlpA family protein, protein MNQQTSWPALLITIMACLLVGTGCGQKIAVDHGRPAPPRTSTPPKHKATQKTYTVMGQTYTPLPSATNYTETGIASWYGSKFHGRLTASGEVYDMHQRTAAHRVLPMQTWLTVTNLDNGKTTRVRVNDRGPFVKNRILDLSFQAAKDLGIVGPGTARVRIQAEGTRTTWLTGPFYVQVGSFTIKDNALKVCSKMQQQGYAQSRIHPINLNGQTFWQVHAGSFATMADAQSALKRLAVQSPSSFILAD, encoded by the coding sequence ATGAATCAGCAAACATCGTGGCCGGCCCTGTTGATCACCATCATGGCATGTCTGCTTGTGGGTACGGGCTGCGGCCAAAAAATCGCCGTCGACCATGGCCGGCCTGCGCCCCCCAGGACGTCAACTCCTCCGAAGCACAAGGCCACGCAAAAAACCTATACGGTCATGGGGCAGACCTATACCCCCCTGCCTTCGGCAACCAACTACACGGAAACAGGCATTGCCTCCTGGTACGGCAGCAAATTTCATGGCCGATTGACCGCAAGCGGCGAAGTCTACGACATGCATCAGCGCACGGCCGCCCACAGGGTCCTCCCCATGCAGACATGGCTCACAGTGACCAATCTGGACAACGGCAAAACAACCCGGGTTCGCGTCAATGACCGGGGGCCGTTTGTCAAAAACAGAATCCTTGACCTCTCTTTTCAGGCGGCCAAGGATCTGGGTATTGTGGGACCGGGAACCGCCCGGGTCCGCATCCAGGCTGAAGGGACCCGGACAACGTGGCTAACCGGCCCTTTCTACGTGCAGGTGGGCTCATTCACCATCAAGGACAACGCCCTGAAGGTGTGCAGCAAGATGCAGCAACAGGGGTACGCCCAAAGCCGCATCCACCCCATCAACCTGAACGGACAAACATTCTGGCAAGTCCATGCAGGGAGCTTCGCGACCATGGCCGACGCCCAAAGCGCTTTGAAGCGACTTGCGGTACAATCCCCTTCAAGCTTTATTCTTGCGGATTGA